One stretch of Longimicrobiales bacterium DNA includes these proteins:
- a CDS encoding putative sugar nucleotidyl transferase has protein sequence MTGLKLYLFDDAVARSWHPFALTRPVGELLLGAHTFRARAERLLGVRCAGHISSDHLLGFEEPDGAPVVALGDVPANVPRIFLSSRAVVDWNALRTLPAGAALLRAGDDVIGCSLPAGAASPDARWIESPAADGSQIVEVDARVLNRVWDLVSENPAQVIRDHDAAARAVAGGRAGERSSSPAQDLPGGCDAIAYRDGMLRLGARVTIEPNVVFDFSHGPIHLDDDVTVRAFTRLAGPAYIGRGSTLLGGPYEAVTVGPVCRVHGEVEESVVLGYSNKAHDGFLGHAYLGRWVNLGALTTNSDLKNNYGHIRMWTPDGEQDTGLIKLGSLLGDHVKTGIGALINTGTVIGAGSNLYGTDMPPKYVPPFSWGSGDELVGYDVEKFLAVTATVMGRRKLELAESMRDVLRRAWEISRGASGRAVS, from the coding sequence ATGACCGGGCTGAAGCTCTACCTGTTCGACGATGCCGTGGCGCGCAGCTGGCACCCGTTCGCGCTGACCCGTCCCGTCGGCGAGCTTCTGCTCGGTGCCCACACGTTCCGGGCACGGGCGGAGCGCCTGCTGGGCGTGCGCTGCGCCGGCCACATTTCGTCGGATCACCTCCTGGGCTTCGAGGAGCCCGACGGAGCGCCCGTCGTAGCGCTCGGCGACGTACCCGCGAATGTGCCGCGTATCTTCCTCAGCTCCCGCGCCGTGGTCGACTGGAACGCCCTGCGCACGCTGCCGGCTGGCGCGGCACTGCTGCGCGCGGGTGACGACGTGATCGGGTGCAGCCTCCCGGCCGGCGCGGCCAGTCCGGACGCGCGCTGGATCGAGTCGCCGGCCGCCGACGGTTCGCAGATCGTCGAAGTCGACGCGCGGGTCCTGAACCGCGTCTGGGATCTGGTTTCGGAGAATCCCGCCCAGGTCATCCGGGACCACGATGCTGCGGCACGCGCTGTCGCTGGCGGGCGCGCGGGTGAGCGGTCATCCTCTCCAGCGCAGGACCTGCCGGGAGGGTGCGACGCGATCGCGTACCGCGACGGGATGCTGCGCCTGGGTGCCCGCGTAACGATCGAGCCGAATGTCGTGTTCGATTTTTCGCACGGTCCCATCCATCTCGATGATGACGTCACGGTGCGTGCGTTCACGCGCCTGGCCGGCCCCGCATACATCGGACGCGGCTCGACGCTGCTCGGCGGACCGTACGAGGCAGTGACGGTCGGCCCCGTCTGCCGCGTACACGGCGAAGTGGAGGAGAGCGTCGTGCTCGGCTACTCGAACAAGGCGCATGACGGGTTCCTCGGCCATGCCTACCTGGGGAGGTGGGTGAACCTCGGTGCGCTGACCACGAACAGCGATCTGAAGAACAACTACGGCCACATCCGCATGTGGACCCCGGACGGAGAGCAGGACACGGGGCTGATCAAGCTGGGCAGCCTGCTCGGCGACCATGTGAAGACGGGGATCGGCGCCCTGATCAACACCGGAACCGTCATCGGTGCCGGCTCGAACCTCTACGGCACCGACATGCCGCCGAAGTACGTGCCGCCCTTCAGCTGGGGCAGCGGAGACGAGCTGGTCGGTTACGATGTCGAGAAGTTCCTGGCCGTCACCGCGACCGTCATGGGGCGCAGGAAGCTCGAGCTGGCCGAGTCGATGCGTGACGTGCTGCGCAGGGCCTGGGAGATCAGCCGGGGCGCGAGCGGACGGGCGGTGTCGTGA
- a CDS encoding MBL fold metallo-hydrolase, whose product MRVTVLGSGSAGNATLVEAGDARILIDAGFSGRDIERRLCAVDVDPATVSAIVITHDHGDHTRGMGVLARRLRVPLYLTARTHAACASLLDGSETVRMYGSAAPFQLGALEVRPFLTVHDAADPIAVTVRNVDSGARLGIATDLGRPTAAVRAELAGCHMLVLEANHDDALLWSGPYPWSVKQRIASSHGHLSNRAAAELARELFHSGLSNIVLAHLSEHCNNADLARHAVGSALARLRYRGRLSVAPQAEPMEPVMVRPAGAEQMALAL is encoded by the coding sequence ATGCGCGTGACCGTGCTGGGCAGCGGCAGCGCCGGTAATGCGACACTCGTCGAAGCGGGCGATGCTCGCATCCTGATCGATGCCGGCTTCAGCGGTCGCGATATCGAGCGCAGGCTGTGTGCGGTCGATGTGGATCCGGCGACGGTCAGCGCGATCGTGATCACGCACGACCATGGCGATCACACGCGCGGCATGGGTGTCCTCGCTCGCCGACTGCGTGTGCCGCTCTATCTCACGGCGCGCACGCACGCCGCCTGTGCTTCCCTCCTGGACGGCAGCGAGACCGTGCGAATGTATGGCTCGGCCGCGCCGTTCCAGCTCGGCGCGCTCGAGGTGAGGCCGTTCCTGACCGTGCACGATGCCGCGGACCCCATCGCGGTCACGGTACGCAATGTCGATTCCGGGGCCAGGCTCGGCATAGCGACCGACCTCGGCCGACCCACCGCAGCGGTACGTGCCGAGCTGGCCGGCTGTCACATGCTCGTGCTCGAAGCAAATCACGACGACGCACTGCTCTGGAGCGGACCCTACCCGTGGTCGGTCAAGCAGCGCATCGCGTCGAGCCACGGACACCTGTCCAACCGTGCCGCGGCCGAGCTCGCCCGTGAGCTGTTCCACAGCGGGCTCTCCAACATCGTGCTCGCGCACCTGAGTGAGCACTGCAACAATGCGGACCTGGCCCGCCACGCCGTGGGCAGTGCCCTCGCCCGCCTGCGTTATCGCGGCAGGCTGAGCGTGGCGCCGCAGGCGGAGCCCATGGAACCGGTGATGGTGCGGCCCGCCGGAGCGGAGCAGATGGCGCTGGCGCTGTGA
- a CDS encoding sugar phosphate nucleotidyltransferase gives MPESKSSSATDTSLWAVILAGGVGSRFWPVSTPARPKQLLPLAGTTPLITQTVERVLPLVPAERIRVLTGAALAGPILSAVPAFGPDQLLLEPRARGTAPVLTWAAHTLTRRDPDAVMLSLHSDHVIEPAAAFRAVLARAASLSRRHGRLFTLGAVPTRPETGYGYIAPGDALPDDGQAHEVARFVEKPDRATAEQYIAEGCLWNTGIFVWPAALLLEEIRRHTPELAALLPLLDDGDVNAYFERAPSLSIDEGLLERSSSVGVLRAEFDWDDVGAWDAVGRTRPGDAQGNVAEGDAHFVEAGGNIAWADEGSIVVFGADDLVVVRSGGITFVAPRDRTPDLKQLLSQLPDRLVSGDQ, from the coding sequence TTGCCCGAATCGAAGAGTTCTTCAGCGACTGACACATCCCTGTGGGCCGTGATCCTGGCGGGCGGTGTCGGCTCGCGCTTCTGGCCGGTCTCGACACCGGCCCGTCCCAAACAGCTATTGCCTCTGGCCGGCACAACGCCTCTCATCACGCAGACGGTCGAGCGCGTGCTCCCGCTGGTGCCTGCCGAGCGGATCCGGGTCCTGACGGGCGCGGCGCTGGCCGGTCCGATCCTGTCGGCGGTGCCCGCCTTCGGACCGGACCAGCTGCTGCTGGAGCCGCGGGCGCGTGGCACCGCGCCGGTCCTGACCTGGGCGGCGCATACGCTCACCCGCCGGGACCCCGACGCCGTGATGCTGTCGCTGCATTCGGACCACGTGATCGAGCCGGCGGCCGCATTTCGCGCCGTTCTGGCGCGCGCGGCGTCCCTGTCGCGCCGCCACGGGCGGCTCTTTACACTCGGCGCGGTACCGACGCGGCCGGAGACCGGTTACGGCTATATCGCGCCAGGGGACGCGCTGCCGGACGATGGGCAGGCGCATGAAGTGGCGCGGTTCGTGGAGAAGCCTGACCGGGCGACGGCGGAGCAGTACATAGCAGAGGGGTGCCTCTGGAACACCGGCATCTTCGTGTGGCCGGCCGCGCTGCTGCTGGAAGAGATCCGTCGCCACACGCCGGAGCTGGCCGCCCTGCTGCCGCTGCTGGACGACGGTGACGTGAACGCGTACTTCGAGCGTGCGCCGTCGCTATCGATCGACGAAGGGCTGCTCGAGCGCAGCAGTTCGGTGGGCGTGCTGCGTGCAGAGTTCGACTGGGACGACGTCGGTGCTTGGGACGCGGTCGGCCGGACGCGCCCTGGTGATGCTCAGGGGAACGTGGCCGAGGGGGATGCGCACTTCGTGGAGGCGGGCGGCAACATTGCGTGGGCGGACGAGGGCAGCATCGTGGTATTCGGCGCGGACGACCTGGTGGTGGTGCGCAGTGGCGGCATCACGTTCGTGGCGCCACGTGACCGCACGCCCGACCTGAAGCAGCTGCTATCGCAGCTGCCGGACCGACTCGTGTCAGGCGACCAGTGA